The Nycticebus coucang isolate mNycCou1 chromosome 5, mNycCou1.pri, whole genome shotgun sequence genome window below encodes:
- the BCLAF1 gene encoding bcl-2-associated transcription factor 1 isoform X2: MGRSNSRSHSSRSKSRSQSSSRSRSRSHSRKKRYSSRSRSRTYSRSRSRDRMYSRDYRRDYRNNRGMRRPYGYRGRGRGYYQGGGGRYHRGGYRPVWNRRHSRSPRRGRSRSRSPKRRSVSSQRSRSRSRRSYRSSRSPRSSSSRSSSPYSKSPVSKRRGSQEKQTKKAEGEAQEESPLKSKSQEEQKDTFEHDPSESIDEFNKSSATSGDIWPGLSAYDNSPRSPHSPSPIATPPSQSSSCSDAPMLSTVHSAKNTPSQHSHSIQHSPERSGSGSVGNGSSRYSPSQNSPIHHIPSRRSPAKTITPQNAPRDEGRGRSSFYPDGGDQETAKTGKFLKRFTDEESRVFLLDRGNTRDKEAPKEKGSEKGRAEGEWEDQEALDYFSDKESGKQKFNDSEGEDTEETEDYRQFRKSVLADQGKSFATASHRNTEEEGLKYKSKVSLKGNRESDGFREEKNYKLKETGYVVERPSTTKDKHKEEDKSSERITVKKETQSPEQVKSEKLKDLFDYSPPLHKNLDAREKSTFREESPLRIKMIASDSHRPEVKLKMAPVPLDDSNRPASLTKDRLLASTLVHSVKKEQEFRSIFDHIKLPQASKSTSESFIQHIVSLVHHVKEQYFKSSAMTLNERFTSYQKASEEHSTRQKSPEIHRRIDISPSALRKHTRLAGEERVFKEENQKGDKKLRCDSADLRHDIDRRRKERSKERGDSKGSRESSGSRKQEKTPKDYKEYKSYKDDSKHKSREQDHSRSSSSSASPSSPSSREEKESKKEREEEFKTHHELKEYSGFTGVSRPRGTFHDDRDDGVDYWAKRGRGRGTFQRGRGRFNFKKSGSSPKWTHDKYQGDGIVEDEEETLENNEEKKDRRKEEKE; the protein is encoded by the exons ATGGGTCGCTCGAATTCTAGATCACATTCTTCAAGATCAAAGTCTAGATCACAGTCTAGTTCTCGATCAAGATCAAGATCACATTCTAGAAAGAAGCGATACAG ttctAGGTCTCGTTCCAGAACATATTCAAGGTCTCGTAGTAGAGATCGTATGTATTCTAGAGATTATCGTCGAGATTACAGAAACAATAGAGGAATGAGACGACCTTATGGGTACAGAGGAAGAGGTAGGGGGTATTATCAAGGAGGAGGAGGTAGATATCATCGAGGTGGTTATAGACCTGTCTGGAATAGAAGGCATTCTAGGAGTCCTAGACGAGGTCGTTCACGTTCCCGAAGTCCAAAAAGAAGATCCGTTTCTTCTCAAAGATCCCGAAGCAGATCTCGCCGGTCATATAGATCCTCTAGGTCTCCGAGATCGTCTTCTTCTCGTTCTTCATCACCATATAGCAAatctcctgtctctaaaagacgAGGGTCTcaggaaaaacaaaccaaaaaagctgAAGGGGAAGCCCAAGAAGAGAGTCCTTTGAAAAGTAAATCACAGGAGGAACAGAAAGATACATTTGAACATGATCCATCTGAATCTATTGATGAGTTTAATAAGTCATCAGCCACATCTGGTGATATTTGGCCTGGCCTTTCAGCTTATGATAATAGTCCCAGATCACCACATAGTCCTTCACCTATTGCTACACCACCGAGTCAGAGTTCATCTTGCTCTGATGCCCCTATGCTCAGTACAGTACACTCTGCAAAAAATACCCCCTCTCAGCATTCACATTCCATTCAGCATAGTCCTGAAAGGTCTGGGTCTGGTTCTGTTGGAAATGGATCTAGCCGATATAGTCCTTCTCAGAATAGTCCAATTCATCACATCCCTTCACGAAGAAGTCCTGCAAAGACAATCACACCACAGAATGCGCCAAGAGACGAGGGACGGGGACGTTCATCATTTTATCCTGATGGTGGAGATCAGGAAACTGCAAAGACTGGAAAGTtcttaaaaag GTTCACAGATGAAGAGTCTAGAGTATTCCTTCTTGATAGGGGTAATACCAGGGATAAAGAGGCTCCAAAGGAGAAAGGATCAGAgaaagggagggcagagggagaatgGGAAGATCAGGAAGCTCTAGATTACTTCAGTGATAAAGAGTCTGGAAAACAAAAGTTTAATGATTCAGAAGGGGAAGACACAGAGGAGACAGAGGATTATAGACAGTTCAGGAAGTCAGTTCTCGCAGATCAGGGTAAAAGTTTTGCTACTGCATCTCATCGGAATACAGAGGAGGAAGGACTCAAGTACAAGTCAAAAGTTTCACTGAAAGGCAATAGAGAAAGTGATGgatttagagaagaaaaaaattacaaacttaaAGAGACTGGATATGTCGTGGAAAGGCCTAGCACTACAAAAGATAAGCACAAGGAGGAAGACAAAAGTTCTGAAAGAATAACagtaaagaaagaaactcagtcACCTGAGCAGGTAAAGTCTGAAAAGCTCAAAGACCTCTTTGATTACAGTCCCCCTCTACATAAGAATCTGGATGCACGAGAAAAGTCTACCTTCAGAGAGGAGAGCCCACTTAGGATCAAAATGATAGCTAGTGATTCTCATCGTCCTGAAGTCAAACTCAAAATGGCACCTGTTCCTCTAGATGATTCTAACAG ACCTGCTTCCTTGACTAAAGACAGGCTACTTGCTAGTACACTTGTTCATTCTGTCAAGAAGGAGCAAGAATTCCGATCCATCTTTGACCACATTAAGTTGCCACAGGCCAGCAAAAGCACTTCAGAGTCATTTATTCAACACATTGTGTCCTTGGTTCATCATGTAAAAG AGCAATACTTCAAATCGTCTGCAATGACCCTAAACGAGCGGTTCACCTCGTATCAGAAAGCCAGTGAAGAACATAGTACCCGGCAAAAGAGTCCTGAGATACACAG gagaATTGACATCTCTCCAAGCGCCCTGAGGAAGCATACCCGTTTAGCAGGGGAAGAGAgagtttttaaagaagaaaatcaaaag GGAGATAAAAAATTAAGGTGTGATTCTGCTGATCTTCGGCATGACATTGATCGCcgtagaaaagaaagaagtaaagaacGGGGGGATTCCAAGGGCTCCAGGGAATCCAGTGGatcaagaaagcaagaaaaaactcCAAAAGATTACAAGGAATACAAATCTTACAAAGATGACAG tAAACATAAAAGTAGAGAGCAAGATCATTCTCGATCTTCATCCTCTTCAGCATCACCGTCTTCTCCCAGTTCTCGAGAAGAAAAggagagtaagaaggaaagagaagaagaatttaaaaCGCACCATGAACTGAAAGAATATTCAGGCTTTACAGGAGTTAGCCGACCACGAGGAACGTTT